Part of the Corynebacterium caspium DSM 44850 genome, TTTGGTAAATCCAGACCTCACGGCAGGTTCGAAGAGCAATATTTTCATCATCGGTGACATGATGAATCTTAATAATCTTCCTGGCGTCGCTCAGGTAGCTATACAAGGTGGCCAGTATGTCGCCAATATCATTGCCGATGAAGTAGCTGCAGAAGACCAGGCAGATCCGACACAGCGCCCCCCATTTGAGTACCTGGATAAGGGCTCAATGGCTACGGTTTCGCGATTCTCCGCGGTAGTTAAAATCGGCAAAGTCGAAGTTACCGGTTTCCTCGGTTGGATACTATGGCTAATAGTTCACGTTATGTACCTTATTGGATTCCGTAACCGGTGGACTGCCATGTGGTCCTGGGGTCTTAACGCCCTGCAATCACAACGTTGGAACCTAGATACCAGTGCTCGGCAAAAGAATTCTCGCACTGCCTTGAAGAAACTTGAAGAACTAGCGGCTGCGGTTGGGGAAGAAATTCCGGCCGAAGTATTAGAAAGTCGACGCTTCCCAGAAGCAAAATAGTTACTCAAAAGCTTTCCTGCTAAAACTGCAGCTCATTTAGCAGCGGTTTTAGCAGCCGGCAAAGCCAAAGAAAAGCCTGGTACAGGTGCTGTCTAGCACTCGTACCAGGCTTTTTAAGCTAATAACGAAATTTTAAAGCTTTAAACCCGGAATACTGCTACCAAAAAAGTGGATTCGGGGCCAAATGGTTCTAAATCCCATGATTGCAGCAATAATTCTTTTTTTAGGCCCGCAGCTGCAGCCATTTCCAGGAAGCTATCGAAACTCCAGGCTCGCCCAGGTCCGGAACCATAACCAATAACGACCCGTCCTCCAGGGCGCGTAGCTCGAGCCAGGTTTGCGAGACAAAAAGCACGATCTTCAGGGGCAATAAATCCCATCACATTTCCAGCAGAAATTATGAGGTCAAAATCGCCTTCAGAAAGTTCTTCATTTCCTAAATCATTAACAATCCATTTTGCTTCCGGATAATCCTGCGCAGCATAACCAATTAGCACCGGATCAACATCGCTTCCGACGACCTCATGTCCGCATTTAGCCAAATAGCCGCCAATACGTCCGGTTCCACAACCTGCATCTAGGATGCGACTGCCTCGCTCAACCATGGCATCAGCTAGGCGAGCTTCTCCATAAATATCTTTGCCAGAAGCCGCGATTGCGCGCCAACGTTGCGCATAGTTTTCAGAGTGTGCAGGATTAGCTTGAGTAATTTCTTTCCAGATTGCCATAAGCAAGAGCCTACTCGGTGCTAGCAGGCTGTGGCTTGTTTAGTACCAAGGTTTGTAAATACCCCCTGGCGACTAAATCACCAGAGAGGCTGCCATCATAAAATTTTATATTCCAGGCTTGGGTGCGCCGTCCAAGGTGATCGGCGCTAGCCATGGCCATAATTTTGCGACTTTTAGCTCTTTTTAAAAAGCTGGTGTTATTACTGAGCCCAACCACCGGGAATCCGCCGGCAGCAGCGATGCCAGCTACTGATCCCAGGGATTCAGTAATTGCAGCTAGTACTCCCCCGTGTAAATCACCAGCAGGCTGTAAAAGCTGGGGAGTTATTTCTAGTTCGGCCGCTGCTAGCACCGGCGCAGTAGCATCGAGGGAGGTATAACGCAGGCCGAGAAGTTTTTCTAAACCTGTGAGCAAGTCATTTAATTCTACTAGTTGAGCTGCGGATAAGGGACCATTTTGAGCAGCTGCCAGCACCGCTAATAATTTGCTTAAGTTGGACTTAGCTTTAAATTGTTCATTCATGTCGCCTAGTGAACCATAATTTGGCTTCCTAAGACGGCAATATTTAGCGAAAACTTTAGATAGAAGCCCGTTTTAGCAGGTTCTCAGAAATTTGAGGAAAGCCGGCTTTACGAAGTGTACTGTAGTGCCCATGAGCAATTCGCAAAAGAAAGCCCAGGTAGGCGTTATTGGCTTAGCCGTAATGGGTTCCAACCTGGCCCGTAATTTCGCACATCATGGACATACTGTCGCAGTATTTAACCGTACGACCTCCAAAACCGAGGCTTTTATCCAAGAGCACGGCACTGAAGGCGAGTTCATTCCAGCCACTACTATGGCTGATTTTGTCGCCGCCTTGGAGCGTCCGCGCCGGGCCATAATCATGGTGCAGGCCGGTGCCGGTACTGATGCAGTTATTTCCCAACTAGCTGATCTTATGGAACCAGGCGATATTATCGTCGATGGCGGCAACGCCTTGTATACCGATACCATTAGGCGCGAAAAAGAAATCTCTGCTCGGGGCCTGCACTTTGTAGGTGCTGGGATTTCCGGTGGCGAAGAGGGTGCGCTAAACGGGCCTTCTATTATGCCTGGTGGCACTGTCGAATCTTATGAATCACTTGGCCCGCTGCTTGAATCCATCGCCGCAGTAGTAGATGGCACTCCCTGCTGCACCCATATTGGCCCCGATGGTGCTGGCCACTTTGTAAAGATGGTGCATAATGGCATCGAATACGCCGATATGCAGGTAATTGGCGAGGCTTATCATTTGCTGCGGTATGCCGCTGGTTTAGAGCCCCAAGAGATTTCTGAGATTTTCCGCGAATGGAATCAAGGAGATCTCGATTCTTATCTAATTGGCATCACCGCTGAGGTCCTTGCCCAGGTGGATGCGAAAACTGGAAAGCCGCTAATTGATGTAATCGTGGATGCAGCTGGCCAGAAAGGCACCGGTCGCTGGACTGTTAAAGATGCTTTAGACCTCGGTATTCCTACCACCGGCATTGGCGAAGCAGTATTTGCCCGTGCACTATCAGGAGCTCGTACGCAACGCGCAGCAGCTAAGGGAAATCTTCCTGCTGGAGAATTAAATAATCTAGAGAAGCTCAATATTTCTCGCGCGGATTTCGTTGAAGATGTGCGTAGAGCCCTATACGCTTCCAAGCTAGTGGCATATGCCCAAGGCTTCGATGAAATTATTGCCGGCTCAAAGAAATACGAATGGAATGTTGACCCGCGCGATCTCGCCACTATCTGGCGCGGTGGCTGCATTATTCGAGCTCACTTCCTAAATCGTATTGTGGAAGCATATAACGATAATCCTGAGGTTGAATCACTCCTCCTAGCTCCTTATTTCACCAAGGAAATGGGAGATTCTATTGATTCTTGGCGCCGCGTAGTAGTTGCAGCTACTCAGCTAGGGCTACCAATCCCGGTATTTGCGTCTTCGCTTTCCTACTACGATTCTCTACGCGCCGCGCGTCTGCCTGCTGCATTGATTCAAGGACAACGCGATTTCTTTGGTGCGCACACCTATGAACGTATAGACCTACCAGGGCATTTCCATACTTTATGGTCGGGTGACCGCACAGAGGTTGAAGCCTAAAAGACCAAATTCTGCACCAGACACACTAAGCTGGTGCAGTGACTTCTTTTGCTGAGCTCGGTTTACCTGTTCCTGTAGTTCAAGAACTACAGCGTCAAGGTATAACCGAGCCTTTTCCTATTCAAGCCAGTGCCATCCCCGATGCCCTCAAAGGACACGATCTTTTAGGGCGCGGACCAACCGGTTCTGGCAAAACTTTCACTTTTGGCTTGCCCATGATTACCAGGCTCGCTGGAAAACCTTCAAAGCCTGCTCGACCCCGCGGACTAATCCTAGTTCCCACCCGTGAACTAGCTGCCCAGGTCAGTGAACGCCTATCTGCACCTGCTAATGCTATGGGTTTGCGGGTTATGGCAATAGTAGGTGGGGTTCCAATTAAACGGCACCTCACCGCTTTAGCCCGCCCGGTAGATATTTTGGTAGCCACCCCTGGGCGTGCCCAAGATCTAATCAATCAAGGCAAACTCTCCTTCAAAGAAGTGGAAATCACCACTTTGGATGAAGCAGATCAAATGGCTGATATGGGGTTTTTGCCCCAAGTAACCAAACTGCTTAACCACACTCCCCGAGAAGGCCAAAGGCTGCTATTCTCTGCCACTCTTGATGGCGAAGTAGATAAGCTTGTCAAAAAATTCTTGCGGAACCCCATAACGCACTCCACTGCACCTACCACGGCCACGGTCAACACTATGACCCACTATCGCCTGCAGGTGCCCACCAGAGACGCCCGTAATGAAGTAATCACAGCCATTGCGGCACGCCAGGGTCGCACAATCATGTTTATGCGCACCAAGCATGCAGTGGATCGGCAAGTTCGCCGCTTACGTCAAGCTGGCATCAACGCAGCTGGCATCCATGGTGATAAAGGCCAAGGTTCGCGCACAGCAGCTTTAGCAGCTTTTTCCGATGGCAGCGTTCCCGTACTAGTAGCTACTGATATTGCCGCCCGCGGAATAGATATCGGAGACGTATCCTTAGTAGTCCATATTGATCCGCCAGCCGAGCATAAAGCTTATGTACACCGCGCCGGACGTACCGCACGCGCTGGGCAAAGCGGCAAGGTAGTGACCATGGTCATGCCTGAGCAAGAAAAAGATCTGGAAAAACTCCTGATTAAAGCAGGGGTTAAAGCCGCTAAAATAAGCGTGCATCCTGGTTCCAAAGAATTAGCTCAGATAACTGGAGCTCGCATTCCTGATGGTCCTCCTCTAGCGCCTTTTGGAGCTACTACATCAGCTACGTCGCCAAAGCGGATAGCTGCGCCCAAAAATGGCGGCCGTGGAAATCCTGCGCGCGCTGAAGCAGGTTCTAAACGTGGCCGTCGTGGTGCGCCGCGCACTCGAACTGGAAATGGCGGCCAATCGCCGCGTGGACAACGGTCACGTAGAGGTTAATAAAGCTAAGCTATAGCGCTATACCATGGACATACTCATAAGCATCTTTGCCCTAATCGGATTTATAGTTCTAACCGCAAGTACCGGCCTCTTTGTGGCGATTGAATTCGCGCTTACCGGTTTAGAGAAATCTACCGTGGATGCCGACGTCAAAGAACGTGGCGACCGGCTTTCCCTAGCTGTGCAAAGAGATTTTTCTAATCTTTCTTTTGCGCTTTCTGGGGCACAGCTTGGCATTACGGTAACTACACTGGCTACTGGCTTTTTAGCCGAACCAATTTTAGCGAAATTCTTTTCTCCACTACTGGAGTTGATCGGATTAAATGCCGAAATGACTTCTACAGTGGCACTAGTATTAGCTCTACTAATAGCTACTACTTTGTCCATGGTTTTCGGGGAACTAGTTCCAAAGAACTGGGCGATTACCGATCCACTCAAAGTTGCTCGCTTTGTGGTTCCCCCGGTTAATGCTTTCAATATAACCTTTAAATGGTTCATCCGAAGCATGAATTCCGCAGCTAATTTCGTGGTCCGGAAAATGGGAATCGAACCAGCAGACGAACTAGCTTCTGCCCGTTCCCCCCAAGAATTGAGCTCTTTGGTTAGAAATTCAGTACAAGGCGGCAGCATCGATGCCGCGACTGCTGAAGTGCTCGAAGCTTCCCTAGAGTTTGGCGAATCTACTGCGGAAGAGTTTATGACCCCGCGCAGCACAGTCAATTTTTTGCGCATCGAGGATTCAGTATCTGATCTCATAGCTTTAGCCATCGATTCTGGCCATTCGCGATTTCCCGTCGCCGACGGAGACTTAGATGAAACTATTGGCGTAGTGCACATTAAAGATGCTTTCTCCGTCCCAGCTGAAGATCGCGCCCATACCACAGTGGCCTCTCTGGCCCGGCCGATCCCCACAGTTCCCAGCTCCCTAGATGGCGACGCCGTACTAAAAGCCGTGCGCTCTGCAGGCTCACAGCTAGTTTTGGTGGCAGACGAATACGGCGGTACTGCCGGCATTATCACCATTGAGGATGTGGTCGAGGAAATCGTCGGCGAAGTTTATGA contains:
- a CDS encoding class I SAM-dependent DNA methyltransferase produces the protein MAIWKEITQANPAHSENYAQRWRAIAASGKDIYGEARLADAMVERGSRILDAGCGTGRIGGYLAKCGHEVVGSDVDPVLIGYAAQDYPEAKWIVNDLGNEELSEGDFDLIISAGNVMGFIAPEDRAFCLANLARATRPGGRVVIGYGSGPGRAWSFDSFLEMAAAAGLKKELLLQSWDLEPFGPESTFLVAVFRV
- a CDS encoding PaaI family thioesterase, with amino-acid sequence MNEQFKAKSNLSKLLAVLAAAQNGPLSAAQLVELNDLLTGLEKLLGLRYTSLDATAPVLAAAELEITPQLLQPAGDLHGGVLAAITESLGSVAGIAAAGGFPVVGLSNNTSFLKRAKSRKIMAMASADHLGRRTQAWNIKFYDGSLSGDLVARGYLQTLVLNKPQPASTE
- the gndA gene encoding NADP-dependent phosphogluconate dehydrogenase yields the protein MSNSQKKAQVGVIGLAVMGSNLARNFAHHGHTVAVFNRTTSKTEAFIQEHGTEGEFIPATTMADFVAALERPRRAIIMVQAGAGTDAVISQLADLMEPGDIIVDGGNALYTDTIRREKEISARGLHFVGAGISGGEEGALNGPSIMPGGTVESYESLGPLLESIAAVVDGTPCCTHIGPDGAGHFVKMVHNGIEYADMQVIGEAYHLLRYAAGLEPQEISEIFREWNQGDLDSYLIGITAEVLAQVDAKTGKPLIDVIVDAAGQKGTGRWTVKDALDLGIPTTGIGEAVFARALSGARTQRAAAKGNLPAGELNNLEKLNISRADFVEDVRRALYASKLVAYAQGFDEIIAGSKKYEWNVDPRDLATIWRGGCIIRAHFLNRIVEAYNDNPEVESLLLAPYFTKEMGDSIDSWRRVVVAATQLGLPIPVFASSLSYYDSLRAARLPAALIQGQRDFFGAHTYERIDLPGHFHTLWSGDRTEVEA
- a CDS encoding DEAD/DEAH box helicase, translated to MTSFAELGLPVPVVQELQRQGITEPFPIQASAIPDALKGHDLLGRGPTGSGKTFTFGLPMITRLAGKPSKPARPRGLILVPTRELAAQVSERLSAPANAMGLRVMAIVGGVPIKRHLTALARPVDILVATPGRAQDLINQGKLSFKEVEITTLDEADQMADMGFLPQVTKLLNHTPREGQRLLFSATLDGEVDKLVKKFLRNPITHSTAPTTATVNTMTHYRLQVPTRDARNEVITAIAARQGRTIMFMRTKHAVDRQVRRLRQAGINAAGIHGDKGQGSRTAALAAFSDGSVPVLVATDIAARGIDIGDVSLVVHIDPPAEHKAYVHRAGRTARAGQSGKVVTMVMPEQEKDLEKLLIKAGVKAAKISVHPGSKELAQITGARIPDGPPLAPFGATTSATSPKRIAAPKNGGRGNPARAEAGSKRGRRGAPRTRTGNGGQSPRGQRSRRG
- a CDS encoding hemolysin family protein, coding for MDILISIFALIGFIVLTASTGLFVAIEFALTGLEKSTVDADVKERGDRLSLAVQRDFSNLSFALSGAQLGITVTTLATGFLAEPILAKFFSPLLELIGLNAEMTSTVALVLALLIATTLSMVFGELVPKNWAITDPLKVARFVVPPVNAFNITFKWFIRSMNSAANFVVRKMGIEPADELASARSPQELSSLVRNSVQGGSIDAATAEVLEASLEFGESTAEEFMTPRSTVNFLRIEDSVSDLIALAIDSGHSRFPVADGDLDETIGVVHIKDAFSVPAEDRAHTTVASLARPIPTVPSSLDGDAVLKAVRSAGSQLVLVADEYGGTAGIITIEDVVEEIVGEVYDEHDDRLAEREFQQFGTSWEVSGLVRTDELEETVGYKAPEGPYETLGGLIMATLGEIPQVGDVVVLPAEETSLLDQLHPDAVGRWIARVTLMEGRRVDRAELSPVSDAEAKEYQS